From the genome of Gemmatimonadota bacterium:
CGGCGTCCAGGATCATGACCGAACGCATGGCCGCGTCACCGGGCGTATAGTTTTCCACGTCCCGTCCGAGCACCAGGTCGGCGAAGTTCTCGGGCGGTCCCTCGCAGTTGTAGGCGCCCGCGTCGATGGCCACGTCGTGGACCTGGTCCCGCCCGTCGTGCCGGTGTATCGCGAGGCGGGCGCGTTCGACGTCGAGCAGCAGCATGCCCTCCGAGCCGAAGATCCGGATGTCGAGCTGGAACATCTGCCCTTCAGGGATGTCTCCCGACCCCGACAGCGCACCGATCACGCCGTCCTCGAAGCGGACCGTCACGGCGTCGTACATCTCCACCCTGGATTCCGCCTCGGTCATCATGGCGAAGACTTCGCGGGGCATCAGGCCCGTGAGCCAGGACATGAGGCCCAGGCTGTGGGACATCTGCGCGTGCCCGTAACCGCCGTCGGCCACCACGGGATCGGCCCAGGTGTCCGGATCGGGCGCGAAGAGGCCCCCGCCGTTGGCCTCGTGGTCGAAGTCCAGTCCCTGGAGCAGGCCCCGGATAGGCGAGGCCATGTGGCAGAGGACGGACTCGATGTTCCCGACGACCCCGGCGTCGAGCTGCCGCTTGGCCTCCTGGATATAGGGCTTGTGGTGCCATCCGTAGGGAACGAGCAGGTGAAGCCCCTTCTCGTCCGCCAGCCGGACCAGTTCCCTGGCGTCGGCGCTCTTCGTGCACATGGGCTTTTCGACCATGACGTGCAACCCGCGCTCCAGCGCCGCGGCGGCGTGCTCGAAGTGCAGCGTATGGGGGCTGGACACCACCACGCCGTCGAGCTCGACCTCGTCCAGCATCCGGCGGTAGTCCTCCGTCCCGTAGGGGACGCCGAAGGCCTCCTGCACCTGGCGCAGTTCATCCGCCCCGAGGCGGCAGACGGCCGACAGTTCCACGTCCCCGGTCTCGTCCGCCCGTTTCTTGAGCACGGGCAGGTGATTGGCCGTCGCCCACCACCCGGTACCGATGAATCCTATGCGTGCCTTATCCATGATGGGTTCCTGTCGATAGATTCCTGTGGTTTTCAGGCCGTGCCGTGTCTTTTAGATCGCGTGCCGCGAAACACGCCGCCCGTCGTGGCGTCCACGATCCAGGCTTCATTCTGCCAGAGCGTGAACCCGTGCGGTTCCGGTCCCTCCACGTCCAGCCGGTCCAGCTGCTCGCCCGTATCGGGGTCGTATAGGAACAAGGCGCGGTGATTGGTCTCCACGCACCAGAGCCTGCCGTTATCCCACGCGATGCCGTGGGGCCGGTCGCCCGGCGCGGGGAAGGACTGCAGCACGGTCCATTCGTCGGGGTCCATGCGGTAGATGGTGGCGTCCGGAGGCGACGACATCCACAGTTCCCCGTCCCGCCATTCAAGGCCGTGGGCGCCGGTTTTCTTCGCGCCCGGCGTGGGGTAGCGCGCCAGCGTCCGGCCGGAGCCGGGATCGATCTTCAGGGTCTCGCAACTGTAGGTGGAGGAAACCCAGAGGTGGACGCCGCTGTGGGTGATCCCGCTGCCCCGGTCGGAATCACTGTCGAAGATCCTGCGCGTCGCCCCGTCCCGGTAATCGTGGAGGCTGATCCGGTTGTCGCCCTGGTCCAGAATCCAGAGGCCCTCGGTAGTGGCCTGCAGCCCGTTGGGATGGGGACCGGGCGCATCGAAGACGTGGCTGAGGGTGAGTTTCATGCTACAGCCTTTCCTTGATCTGGCACTGCTGTACAGGGAAACCGAAAGAGGAATACCATTTCAAAAAATGCACCCGTGCCACCGGGCTGTCAAGGTACAAAGAAGGCGTCTGAACAGGATGTCCGGCGCGTCCATCGGGCGTCGGCGGTGGCATGAAAAAAGAATTGACGCACGGACTTCATTACAATATTTTTAGAAATATGGAAATGATCAATACGGAATTCGTCCCTGCCTCACTCGAGGCCGAACAGAAACACGCCGAAGCGTTCAAGGCGCTGAGCCACCGGACACGGCTGGCGATCTTCTATCACCTTGTCCGCCAGGGTGAAGGGGGAGATTCCGTCGGGAACCTGCAGGAGGCACTCGGCGTGCCCTGGGCGACCCTCTCCCACCACCTGGACGTCCTGCGCCGCGCCGATCTGCTGGCGTCCCGCCGCGAAGAACGGTATATCTTCTACCGCGTGCGGCCCGAACGGGTAAGCGACCTGGTGCGCCTGCTTACCGCCTGCTGTTGAATCACCGGTCGTTGCTAAACCACCGGTCGTTGAACGAAGAACCGGTTCAATTGGAAGAACGCTCTAGCAGTACCGATACCATTCAGGAGGAAGACATGTCAGATTATCCCAAGATCCATCTGTCGTTTCCCGTACGCGACCTGGAACGAAGCGTCGCATTCTACAGAAAACTGTTCGGTGAGGATCCCGTGAAGACCCATCCCGGTTATGTCAAGTTCCTGCCGTCCATCGCCCCCCTGAACCTGGCCCTGTACGCGGATGGGAAGGCCGCGGGCGACGGGGCGAACCATTTCGGCATCGAGGTCCGGGACCACGAAACGGTCCTGCGGCACCTGCTGCGTATCAGGACATCCGGACTGGATACCCGTGAAGAGATGGACTGCGACTGCTGTTACGCCAATCAGGACAAGTTCTGGGTGGAGGACCCGGACGGCCGCGAATGGGAGATCTACGTGCTGAACCGGGACCTGGATGAACCGGGCGGGCGGGATGATGAATCCTGTTGCGCGGAACTTGAACCGGGCGGCCCTTCCGAACAGGCACGTTCGTCCGATGCGACGACGTGCTGCGGCGGCTGAACACGATCCGGCGGCTGCGGACGGCGCACGCTGGCCGGGCGAATTGGACCGAAGTACCGGCCTGCCGCGGACGGCGCACGCTGGCCGGGCGCGCCGGACCGGTCATCATTTGTTTTTGAAACGGGAGCAGACCATGAAGCCAGACACGCTGCTGGTCCACGCGGGGGGAGGACTGGAGCCCGGCTCCGGGGCCATCGCGCCTTCCATTCACCTCTCGACCACCTTCGAGCACACGCCGGAGGGCGAGGCGACGAACGAACACGTCTACATCCGGATGGGCAACCCGAACCAGGACCGGTTGGAAGAGGCCCTGTCGGCCATCGAGGACGGCGCGGTGGCCCTCGTCTACGCGTCGGGCATGGCGGCGGTAACGGGCTGCGTGCAGACGCTCGATCCGGGCGCCCACGTGCTCATGCACCGGGACGTGTATAGCGTCACCCGCGCGGTCGGCAAGGAACTCCTGCCGAACTGGAACATCGAGGTGAGCGACGTGGACATGACCGATCCGGGCGCGGTCAGGCGCGCCATGCGGCCCCAAACGGCGCTGCTCTGGGCGGAGACCCCGTCGAACCCCGCCATGGACGTCATCGACATCGGCGCGGTGGCCGGCATCGCACACGCCGCCTGCGCCCTGCTGGCCGTGGACAACACCTTCGCCACACCGGTGATGCAGCGTCCCCTGCAACACGGCGCCGACATCGTCATGCATTCCATGACCAAGTACCTGGGCGGCCACAGCGACGTGCAGGGAGGCGCGCTCGTGTTCCGTGAAAGCGGAGACCGGGTCGTACGGGCCCGGCGCGTCCGGACGGTCACCGGCGGCGTGCTCTCCCCCTTCAACGCCTGGCTGGTCCTGCGGGGAATGCGATCGTTGGGATGCCGCATGGCGCGCCACGTGGCCAACGCTGAGGCCATTGCCGCGGCGATGGCCGGTCATCCGGGGATCGAGGGCGTCGATTATCCCGGCCTGCCCGATCACCGGGGACACGCCATCGCGACGCGGCAGATGGATGGGTACGGCGGCATGCTGTCCCTGCGGGTCAGAGGCACGCGGGAGGACGCGCTGCGGGTCGCAAGCAAGGTCAGGCTGATTCGGAACGCCACGAGCCTGGGCGGGGTGGAAAGCCTGATCGAGCACCGGCAGTCTATCGAGGGACCCGGCTCGGTAACGGCGCCCAACCTGCTCCGGCTGTCCCCCGGACTGGAAGCGGCCGAGGACCTGATCGCCGACCTGGTACAGGCGCTGGAGTGAAACCGGCGGGAGGCGCGTGGGTTATGCCGCGGGCTGGCAGGTGCCGCAGGGGGCGTATTCTTCCGCCGCCTTGTCGAGCGCGATGGCCCTGGCATTGCCGTTCAGGAAGTGGCAGTCGGACCGGTGGTACTTCGAGCCCCCATCGGTGACGTAGACGATCGGCACATCCAGATCCTCCTCTGACTTCGAGGGCCAGAACCTGTTGTTGACGGTCAGTTCGATGCCCTTTTCGAGCAGTTCTTCCGCCATCGCCCGGATCAGTCTGCGTTTGTGCCAGGTGAGGGCGGTGAGCGCCGCCGTGGCAGCCACGGCAATGATCAGTCTTAACATGGTTTCCTTATCCTTTTATACAAGGTCTTCGTCTTCTTGCACGGCCTGGTCGACGAAACGTGTCGCCGGGATTCGGATAACGGTCCAATATAATGAATACGACCATGAAAAACAAGTGGGGAATACGCCGGGCAGGCGGGTTCTCGCCGTCTCCGGAGCCTTGACAGCGCGCGATCCGGTCCATATTATAAGTCGTTTTACAAATCGTTCTGAATGACCCGCTTAACTGCGTATTACCGAGTTTTACATTCAACCGGACGATAAGACATACTGGAGTAATCATGTCAAAGATCAGACTGGGTCTGGTGGGCTGCGGCGGCATGGGGCACCGGCACCTCTACGGCCTGGCCGAACTGCACCGCACCGGTCTCTGCCGGTTCGAACCCGTGGTGGCCTGCGACCCCCGCAGGGAGAACGCCGAATCCCTGGCCGGTCACGTCGAAGACCATTTCGGCATCCGTCCCGCGGTGGTCGCGAGCCTGGACGAGGTGGACGCCGGCGACCTGCAGGCCGTCGACATCTGCACCGATCCCCGCCACCATCACACGGTGTGCGCCGATGCGGCGTCCCGGGGATGGGACGTGATGACAGAGAAGCCCATGGGGCTCACGGTCCGCGCCTGCCGCCTCATGCGCGAAGCCACGGACGGGGGCGGGCGCATCCTGTCCGTCGCGGAGAACTACCGCAGGGATCCGGTGAACCGGCTTGCCAAGGCCCTGCTGGACGCCGGCGTGATCGGCACGCCCCGGTACATGGTCCATAATACCGCCGGCGGCAGCAACAAGATGCTGATCACCGTGTGGCGGCACCTGAAGAATGTCAGCGGCCTGCTGCTCGACGTGGGCGTTCATTTCGCGGACATCCTGGAGTACTTCATGGGTCCGGTGTCGGACATCTACGCCCAGACGCGGCTCCATGAGAAGATACGCTACAACGACATGGCGGGCAAAGATCCCGCGACGGCTTCCCGCAATTCGCCGGCCGGGGTCTACGAGCACTGGCAGGCGGAGATGCCCGCTGAATTCGAGGTGACCGCCGAGGATGCCGCCTATGCCACGCTGACCTTTCAGAGCGGCGCGGTCTGCCAGTACCTGGAAGAACACGCGACCTTCGGCAAAGGATTCTGGCACCGTGGCATTTACGGTTCATCCGGGTCGATGGAACTGCCCGGCGACCGTTCCGGCCAGCCATTCACCATTGCCCTGGAAGGCAAGACCATCGAGGGAGACGCCCTCCTGGACCTTGTGCCGGATTTCGCCCTGGATGAGGCGACGGCGGCGCTGTTCGGTGGCGAACGCATGTGGAAATACAGTTTCCCATTCCCGGAAACGGACCGCAAGATCATCGCCATCGAGTATGCCGATTTCGCGGAGGCCATCGACGAAGGCCGCCAGCCTGAGGTCGACGGCTACATGGGCATGCGTTCGGTCGCCGTCTCCTACGGCATCATGGAATCGGGACAGGCCGGCAGGGCCGTCACCATGGACGAGATCATGGCGGACGAGACCAACGGCTATCAGCAGGAAATCAACGACAGCCTGGGCATCTGAAGTAGAGACGCCCGAGGCGGGGTTGAGTCACGGCATGGCCGGCCGGCATTTCGGCCGCAGAGACGGAGATTTATGAAACTAGGTTACTCCACCTGGGGCATGCCGGACGTCGAATTGGACGAAGCGGTGCCCCACCTGGCTTCCCTGGGATACGACGGCATCGAAATCACCGTCATCCCGGGCTATGTCACGGAACTGGGCACACTCGAAGCCGAGGAACGCCGCCGGATCCGCGGCCTCTTCGCAAGGCATGGCGTGGAGATGCCCGCTATCGCCGGGCACACAAGCCTCCTCGAGCCCGACGTGCGCCTGCACGCCGCCAACATGAAAAGGCTCAAGGATACCGTGGAACTCTGCGCGGACCTGACCATGGACCATCTCGTGCCCTGCCTGGACACCACGCCCGGCGGACGGCCGGAGGACTGGACCGCCGTGCGGGACCGGCTGCTGAACGAGGTGGGCGATCTCGTGGACTACGGCGCCCGCCACGGCGTGGTCATCGCCATGGAGCCCCACATCGGCTGCTGCCTTTGCGACGTGGAGCGGACCCTCTGGCTGCTCGAACTGATCGATTCCGAGTACCTGAAACTCAACTACGACATCAGCCACTTCGACGTGGCCGGCGTGCCCACGGCAGATAGCGTGGCGGCCCTGGCGCCCCACACCGTGCACACCCACGTGAAGGACCAGCGCGGCCGGGCGCCCGATTTCGAGTTCCTGATCCCCGGCGAGGGCGATTTCGACTACGTGGAGTACCTGGACGCCATGCAGGCGGCGGGATACGACGATTACATCACCGTGGAAGTCAGCATGATGGTACAGCAGCGTGAGGACTACGATCCCCTGGACGCGGCCGGACTGGCCTGCCGCACCCTGGAGGCCGCTTTCGAGGCGTCGCGAGCCGAGCGGACTTAGGGGGTCGTCACGCGCGGACCGACGGGGACGCCAGGAACACCCGCCGGACGCCGCGGGACGCCGGGAGGGACGCCGCGAACACCCGCCGAACGCCGCGCGAAAGTTTATATTTAAAAAGTAAATTGAATTGAATCGTGGGTCGCGCAGGTATAATATACGATCATCGCTTGAATGATCGTGACGTTCATCAAACCCGAGGAGGCATCACAGTCATGTACGATCCCGTACTCGTTGAACCCATGCGCCGGGAGCTGAC
Proteins encoded in this window:
- a CDS encoding Gfo/Idh/MocA family oxidoreductase; the protein is MDKARIGFIGTGWWATANHLPVLKKRADETGDVELSAVCRLGADELRQVQEAFGVPYGTEDYRRMLDEVELDGVVVSSPHTLHFEHAAAALERGLHVMVEKPMCTKSADARELVRLADEKGLHLLVPYGWHHKPYIQEAKRQLDAGVVGNIESVLCHMASPIRGLLQGLDFDHEANGGGLFAPDPDTWADPVVADGGYGHAQMSHSLGLMSWLTGLMPREVFAMMTEAESRVEMYDAVTVRFEDGVIGALSGSGDIPEGQMFQLDIRIFGSEGMLLLDVERARLAIHRHDGRDQVHDVAIDAGAYNCEGPPENFADLVLGRDVENYTPGDAAMRSVMILDAAYRSAKSGVLERV
- a CDS encoding winged helix-turn-helix transcriptional regulator; protein product: MKKELTHGLHYNIFRNMEMINTEFVPASLEAEQKHAEAFKALSHRTRLAIFYHLVRQGEGGDSVGNLQEALGVPWATLSHHLDVLRRADLLASRREERYIFYRVRPERVSDLVRLLTACC
- a CDS encoding glyoxalase/bleomycin resistance/dioxygenase family protein: MSDYPKIHLSFPVRDLERSVAFYRKLFGEDPVKTHPGYVKFLPSIAPLNLALYADGKAAGDGANHFGIEVRDHETVLRHLLRIRTSGLDTREEMDCDCCYANQDKFWVEDPDGREWEIYVLNRDLDEPGGRDDESCCAELEPGGPSEQARSSDATTCCGG
- a CDS encoding cystathionine gamma-synthase; this translates as MKPDTLLVHAGGGLEPGSGAIAPSIHLSTTFEHTPEGEATNEHVYIRMGNPNQDRLEEALSAIEDGAVALVYASGMAAVTGCVQTLDPGAHVLMHRDVYSVTRAVGKELLPNWNIEVSDVDMTDPGAVRRAMRPQTALLWAETPSNPAMDVIDIGAVAGIAHAACALLAVDNTFATPVMQRPLQHGADIVMHSMTKYLGGHSDVQGGALVFRESGDRVVRARRVRTVTGGVLSPFNAWLVLRGMRSLGCRMARHVANAEAIAAAMAGHPGIEGVDYPGLPDHRGHAIATRQMDGYGGMLSLRVRGTREDALRVASKVRLIRNATSLGGVESLIEHRQSIEGPGSVTAPNLLRLSPGLEAAEDLIADLVQALE
- a CDS encoding Gfo/Idh/MocA family oxidoreductase — translated: MSKIRLGLVGCGGMGHRHLYGLAELHRTGLCRFEPVVACDPRRENAESLAGHVEDHFGIRPAVVASLDEVDAGDLQAVDICTDPRHHHTVCADAASRGWDVMTEKPMGLTVRACRLMREATDGGGRILSVAENYRRDPVNRLAKALLDAGVIGTPRYMVHNTAGGSNKMLITVWRHLKNVSGLLLDVGVHFADILEYFMGPVSDIYAQTRLHEKIRYNDMAGKDPATASRNSPAGVYEHWQAEMPAEFEVTAEDAAYATLTFQSGAVCQYLEEHATFGKGFWHRGIYGSSGSMELPGDRSGQPFTIALEGKTIEGDALLDLVPDFALDEATAALFGGERMWKYSFPFPETDRKIIAIEYADFAEAIDEGRQPEVDGYMGMRSVAVSYGIMESGQAGRAVTMDEIMADETNGYQQEINDSLGI
- a CDS encoding sugar phosphate isomerase/epimerase; protein product: MKLGYSTWGMPDVELDEAVPHLASLGYDGIEITVIPGYVTELGTLEAEERRRIRGLFARHGVEMPAIAGHTSLLEPDVRLHAANMKRLKDTVELCADLTMDHLVPCLDTTPGGRPEDWTAVRDRLLNEVGDLVDYGARHGVVIAMEPHIGCCLCDVERTLWLLELIDSEYLKLNYDISHFDVAGVPTADSVAALAPHTVHTHVKDQRGRAPDFEFLIPGEGDFDYVEYLDAMQAAGYDDYITVEVSMMVQQREDYDPLDAAGLACRTLEAAFEASRAERT